gcgactgcaggaccgtacgcacaccaattgtgcaggacatacgtctgtagcgcaactacatgaccgtattcctgtctgccttgcagaacatactcccacacgtcggtgcgtgtaaacataaaataaaagtcgagtggtggagacatgtccatttgccgggccaatcgggtactaggcttaccgctttaccatatttcgcggtatgtggctagtactttcaaacacttagccaccactaccacacacattgaccttatcaacttttatcaacacagacggggcaaacttccaggtcatgtcattgtacatgaccccgtccatgatccttatagtgactgcgaaatggtaaacattcaactcctatatcgcgcgtgtgacaggaaatcactcgacttctaccgatcctattagcagagcatctatgcgataaggactcaggtacagtacattggttcctaggattcatgcatctagggttccattataactcctagacttaatgcaagatatgatatataagtataaaattgtaataattgaaatactgggtgatGCATctgggcttgccttcttgagtggggctggaGGCAGAAGTGTCAGacacttccgaactttggttcggggcttcagttaaattctcggCGATGATGGTcagatcttcagaaaatccttggttTTATTCCAGgtctagctcgtagtctccatcgtcgagtgtccttgactctacatgatatgcaatgatttaagtgagatggttcttaagttatagatttttagttcacaataaagttacaatccaacaaaCAAACAATCATAAACTCATGTAGTAAGGAGATGGGGTTCCAAACTATCATCTATACCTAGGTTATGTCATTCAagggaattactttgaagtaattcgacaagtttaacttctattttgaaaaccatcaaGAGTCtaatcttgaatttttgtggataagtttatttcgCTTATGGTGaagttttcataattttctggaaacagaaactaaaatatttgaatttgaattcaaacttcaagtttaaattcaaatcttaggtaaatagaattttaaagtcttgaaaatttaaatatGAACTAATTACtaacatattagattatggtaaaaagatctaaataaataagcctTAGGAACAAGCCTAACCAAACTCAAATtcctttaaatttgatttgcacaagttcaaaagaactcatACTACAAAACAGTattgagcatgaaatttttatactagCCCACACATGATTTAAAGATGCTTTATAGCAAAGATCACAAGAAGATaggctagtatgtagaagttatgtacaatataccttttaaccttaggtttaaaatagattcaaaagtatttagtttcaaaccaaacttcattaataaaagttgtatagtttgaaatctagtttccaacaaaattagtttggcaatttttggatttttgtacaattttctacgaattttataagtcTGCAGCttgttcacatgaaataacaaaaccctttagggggggtccttagtcttttgcacataggtccctagaacAGGAAATCTATTCGCATATGTGCCCCTGCCAGCcctcgacggcggccggccggtctgctccggcacgttcccaccggcggcgaggtcaccggcgggGAGGGACTGGCTTGGCACGACCTACGGGATGTGGGGAGTTGGTTGGAGGGGGTTGTGCTCGATGGGCAggggcggagcacggccggcgacgaggaggggcggcggccgcgacggcgtgccgacgttcccggcgaggggccggcgaacacgagCAACCAAGGCGCACAAGAGCACCAGGGGGAGATAAGGATGCGATTCCCGTACTTAATTTGGCTGAGGAAGTGGTGGAAGTGGGtagtcgacggtgaggtcgtccGCGGGCGTCTCCGGTGAGGGGCGACACGGGGTCggagcaattccggcgaaggagggccggaagctggaccggatcaggtcggggagctagtggaggaggtgagggagcgctAGGCAGCTGGAATTTGGGCGAGGTGGAGCGGTCgcggcgaattccggcgaggcgCGCGGGGTGAGCttcggtgtcgcgaggaggaagaagaggagatcAGGCGAGGGGATGGGGTTCAGGTCGGGCTTTAAAGGAGAGCGCGGCTCAGTAGAAGatagggagagggagagcagtcaCGGGGCCGGGCTCAGGACGGCGAGTGGCACTGGCGTGCCCTTCGgatgcgtggcagccgctcggcaccggcggcccgacgtggcaggACGAAAGGAGGAcagcgcggggtcggggaaggcggcggtgaGGCAGGGGAGGGCACGTGGACGGGCTCAGAGCGGTGCAAGGGCGGCGGGGGTGCTGCACATGGTCGggatagcggcggcggcggcgcgcgtaaagaaacaggggaggaggggaagaggtagacgaaggaggacccaaaCGCAATTTGCAGAAAAGatagggaccctactgtaaattataaataacttttaaaccagagctcaaatgaagatgggcccaaaagcaaaagtgtgggGTTTtacaaaatctacaactttgctttaaggctcattcatagaaaagctaaggatttgtaattaatataaaacttagtaaGATGTCCAAATTTTACATAAACCCTATTCTAAAACTAAACgacatatatatcctatgtgtagtttcacctatatttgcgatttaaacacaagtttttaacttttaccaAAACAAGCTTTATGTATATGAATCCCACTTCCCTTTCCtatctatttaacactaaagaacctttattaatttataattatataaaaataaccttttttcttagcatttaaattttttaaacatactttcaccacattttgcatatAATTCCATaccaaaatttagggtgtgataatactaattacctgagtgtcacatatAACCGGCATTTAACGGGCTATAACCGGCTTTAGCGGGCTAAATGCCATAGCGGCTGCCTTTATTTAGTAGCTATAGCCGACTATAACGGCAGCTATAGCTAGCTATTTAAAACCTTAAAACCTTGATACACACGCAAACGCAACCCACACCTATTAGTGAATCTGAGGGACCGGGTAGCCTTACTTTTAATGGCACTTCACCTGCTACCACTAAAAATATAAGCCCGGGTCGTGGATCTGTCCCTGGTAATGGCAGAAGTGTCTGCCTCCTCACTTGCATTAGCCCAGGTAAACCATGTCCACCCACTGCAGGTCTGTTATGCCTCTGGAAGACCTGAATATTGTGCTGAGGCGAGAACAGACGAGACGCTGCGGGTAGCCCGGCGGCGACCTTGACTTGCTTACCCTGTCGGCCGTTCTATCACCCACATGCCATGCCCGCCGAACCGTACGTAGCTCATTGTCTGGTCCTGATCTGCTACTGCCCCACCGCACTGTGTTTTCTTTGACAAGTGCACTCGCTGGGTACGTCCATCGTTGCTCACGCACTGTATGCATGTGTTTCTCGCTCTGCCACTGTCTCACGATTGGCCCACCGTCAATGAAGATGCTCACTGTGTTCAAGTCGCTGTCACCGGATCTGTCACACTGCCAAACGCCATCATTGGGGTCACTGCACACTGTGACTGTGTGCTACCTCTACCACACTGTCCCAGTGCCCATACACCCACACACCCCCGTTGGCCACTCCAGAGGCCAAGGTTCTCGGATCCACTCTCGCGTCCGGTCTCATTGCTCACTGTCACGACGACCACCAAGCTTAGCGTGCGATTAGTTCAGCTGTGGATTTCTGAAAATCTAATTTCTGGAATCAGCTGTGGAAAAACTGCTGTGAGCTGACAGCTGTGAGAaagctgaaagctgtttggTTGAAATAACTGTCAGCCGTGGATTTCTGTAATAAATATCTGTTATGCCCCTAGATCACATAAGGTTGTTTATATGCTAATAAATATTCTCATTTGATGTTTAGAGTCTAGGAACTCTGGTAACTCTTGGCTATATATATCCAGTATGTGGATATAAAGCAGGTTTATCTTTTATTAAAAACATCATGCATAGATACTTGCTCCTGCTTCTACCAATGCACACCATGGTTTTAAATCGTCAGCTAAGACGTTTAGCGGCAGGGCGTGTTTAGCGGGCTATAGCCGGCATTTAACGGGCTATAACCGGCTTTAGCGGGCTAAATATCATAGCGGCTGCCTTTATTTAGTAGCTATAGCCGATTATAGCGGCAGCTATAGCTATAGCTATTTAAAACCTTGGTACACACGCAAACGTAACCCACACGTGCATCTGAGGGACCGGGTAGCCTTATTTTTAATGGCACGTCACTTGCTACCACTAAAAATACAAGCCCGGGTCGTGGATCTGTCCCTGATAATGGCAGAAGTGTCTGCCTCCTCACTTGCATTAGCCCAGGTAAACCATGTCCACCCACTGCAGGTGTAGTAGGACCCTGTTGTTGCTAGTAAATTAAAAAACATGAAAAGCTGACTCAAGTCAGTTTGTAATCTCTAGCAATGACATCGCAGCCAGTTTTTGAACCAACTGAAACAAAGCAATTGATGGTTATAGAGACAATTCTCTGAGCACCTGAGCTCTCACAATTTAAATCAGAATAGGATACAGATCAATGCCAAACTGATGAAAAAAATGGAAACACTTGCTGTAATGTTCGGTGGCTGTAGGTGCGGTGCAAAATTTGAGGGATCTGAAGTGTAGAACTCTGTCTTTGATAAAGAAGGGATTATAGAACAGTCCTCTCATATACTATTTTTATTCCGTTCCCATTCACGTGAGCAACCGGAACCTCTGTATCACAAGTAACTGAAACAGCGTTCAATGCGCAATAAATTGCAAAAAAGAAAGCTCAAGAAAGAGGCGACACTTTGATATATTCATACAAAAAAATTCCTGTATATTAAAGGAATATGTCGCTCTTGGCCAGGTTAGAATTGCATATATACTATCTCCCTGCTGGGTACACACAAACAGTGCAAATCCCATATGGAAAACCTATTACCCTATTCATCGATCTCCACTGCATCCCCTGTCAGTTTGCCCCATTGCACTAAAACAACAGCACCTTCTAAGGTCTATATATTTGAGCAagctcccatatctcctctatgatATAATAGATGACTTCGTTTCTACTATCCTTGTACGAACTCCGCTATTTTGGTTGGTGCTCTTGATATCATCGCCTCTCAGCTCGTGTAAAAATGTGCACCTATTAATTTCCTACCCTTGGTACATGTGAACCGTCCATGAAGGTCCTCTTGCCAATCCAGTATCACTTGTTCAATGCGGGTCACCGTCATCCTCATCAGGTAATTTTGTAACCAATCACCAAAACTATTTTTATGTTAACACGTGATCCAAGTGTTGACAACCAAAATTAGCGTGACACGTTTTCACGTCAACACCAAGCCTCTTTTCTTGCTTGGGTTCTGGACTATAGAATAGTCAATTGCTGGCTATGGCACGGAGCTACCACACAGGTGCCTGTTCCAATTTCCAAGCTACCACAGTACCTGGACAAAGATCTTTGAACTGTGGGCTCTTCTCCCTAGAGTCCCCCTTTCCCTGCTTTGACATTCGTCATGGCGTAATTCAGGAGCGCCAATTGGCTTCATGTCGAGAACAAAGTTAAAAAAGAACAACACGGCCTACCGTGTACCATTTTTGAAGTTAGAGAGACAAAAGTTTGCACCAAGTTAATTATGTAATATTCCCTCCATTATAAAATAGTCTATTTAATTTTTCTAGATTCAAAGAACTCCACGGCCTATCGTGTACCACTTTTGAAGTTAGAGAGACAAAAGTTTGCATCAAGTTAATTATGCAATACTCCCTCCGTGGTGCTGACTGCAGGACCTGCACGAAGGATCTAGAGTCACCTCCCAAAGTAGACCACCGCGGATAATCTGGACCACGAAAGGGAACAGATCATTTCTCATGGTTTGAATCGCGCAAAATTTCCTCAGGAACTTCAATTTCTGAACAAAAACCAACAGAATTACTTCGAGCCCAGAGATGATAGCCTGTCAACTAGCTCTGGATCCACGACCCCGAATTGGAACGCAGAGAGTTCCGAATCCGTGGGGATCCCACCGAATGGCTTCCTCTTGGCGAACACGAAGGGTTCCCAAAAGAGGTCAAACTAGGGTTGCGGACTTCACCATCAGGGGTGGGAGTAGGAGGGAGAAATGGGGGAGAAATATGAGCGGAGGAGGATCGCGTACCTTCCCTCTCACCTCCTACCACAGGGCCCTCCCGGTCAGGCGCCGGATGCACCTCCAACCGCCATGACCTAGATGTATGAGGTGTAAAGTGACTTGCCTCCCTCGTCCATGTGACTACACCCAGTTTACCATGGACCGGAGCGGTCCTCTTATCGGAGAGGACGTGTCGGCCCGTGGCGAAGGGATCCCCGCAACGGggatcgcggcgggcggcgcctgcGATCGCCCCGATGGGCTCTCATAAGGGAGAGGAGAACCATTCCCGACCTTCTAATAGTGTATATGTGGGAAACGGCTTATATTTTGGAACAGGGAAAGTACAAATATTTATAAATTTTGGCCATATTTCCATACATCACCGTAGCAATTAATTACCTTTCAGGGTTATAAAAATGATCTTGGTTTATTTATCGGTCGCGCCACAGCACTCCGTAAGGACTTATTGTTACATGTTTACTGATTGATGGCCTGCTCTTCTTTATTTTGCCGCTCTCCAGATTAGATAGACCCCAGAGAAGACGCGCGCGTTCACTTGAGGGCAGTAGCCTGGCGAATCCTGCGTTCCTCGGAGAGCTTCCCAGCCAACTCCTTGAGTGCCTGCTCATTGGTGGACGCGCCTTCCACGGGCTCGTACACCCCCGTGTCCTTGTTCACCTTCACCACCTTCTCCTTGAGCAGGTcattgccaatcttgatcagctCGGCCATGTTCTTCTCCGTCGTGCAGTCCACCAACGCATTATCTCCCTCCAGTGTTTCAGTCTGCATCCATGCATCCGCGCATTGTTTGAACTTTGATGATGATCGATCGGTTGATGATGATCAATTCGATCAATTACTAGCTAGTTACCTGGATGCGAAGGTAGTTCTTCTCGCAGCCGAGGAGCTCGAAGTGCACCTCGGCGTGGATGTCGACCATGTCGGCGCTGGCGttggagaagaagtcgaggagcgGGTTGAACCCGTCGTTGGTGAGCCAGTTGAGCAGGTTCCACTTGTTGCAATCCGCCGCGGTGTACTTGTGCGCCTGCTTGGCGATCCCCGTCCCGACGGAGAGCACGAGGATGTTCCGGTACACGCTCGCCTCCGCGTCCTGCCTGCCCATGCGGGTCTGCttccccttctccttctccaTGGCGATCAGCGCGGTCATGGCGGCCGTGGTGGGGTTATTCTCGAAGCTCTTCGTGGTGGTGGGGTCGGTTACAGCTTTTCTCGTGGTGGTGAGGCCGGACACGAGGTCGCCGTTCACGAGGTGCAGGTCCTCGTCCTCCAGCTGCCGGCGGAGGCGGATCATCTCCTTGGTGAGCAGGGACATGGCGGCCATGGTGGGGTTGTTGGCCGCGACGCCGCCGTCGACGAGCTCGAACGCGTggggctcgccgccggcgccctccgTAGCGAAGCTGTGCGCGGGGAGGTAGGTGGGCGCCGCCGACGTGGCGATGCAGACGTCGGCGAGGCGCGGGTTCTTGTGCGCCTCCCGCTCGGCCTCGAACGAGTTGAACAGGATGGGATGCATGCGGTTCACGTCGAACGCCGGCACGACGACGTAGCTCAACGTGTCGGCCACCCGGATGTCCCGGAGGAGGCTGTTGATCTTCTCGTGCAGGAACTCGCCGTCGTACTTGGGGCCGCCCCTGACCATCTTCACCGCATTCCTAACGAACCCCGGGACCCAGACCCATCCcctgcaaaaaaaaaatcatcacGATCGCCATGAAAATGAACATGGGCACGAACATGATGATCCTGAAACTGAAAGAGAGCAGGGACGAATTGTATGATGGCGTGCGTACCCTTTCTGTGGGAAGATCTTGGGGCCGTTTTCAAGGTAGAACTGGCTGATGTCCTTGGCGGCGAAGAGCGACCGATTGTCCTTGCCGGGCGCCGTCAGCATCGCGGCGATCAGCCCGCCGGTGCTGGTCCCGGCGACCACGTCGAAGTAGTCGGCGATCCTAGCGTCTGGCCCGTCTTCCTCCTGCAATAACCAACCAAATCAACAAGAACAGGTGAACAAAAAATGCAAAAAAAATGTGCTTGAATCGATAATACGCTGGATTATTTGCACGCACGTACTTGGAGCTGGGCCTCGAGGCGAGCTAGGATGGTGGCCGGGATGAGGCCGCggatgccgccgccgtcgatgcTCAGCACCGTGAGAACCCTCCCCTGCTTCGCCGGCGGCATCGGTTTCGCCATGAGGATGGGGGTGTCGGTCTTGATTTCCATTGTTCCTTCCATACTAGCTGGTCCTTGGGACTAGCTGAATTTGGAACTTCTGTCTCCTGCTGGACTGTGGATTTGATCTGAAGAGCTATTTATAAACAGAGAGATGGGCTTCTCGACTACGAGAGTTTATCCAAGAGTGTGGACAGCCTCTACCCGATCGACCTACTGCATCTCCTCTTAATTTAATATAATAGTCTGTTAACAACGTGAACATAATATTTTTAGACAATACACTACAAAAAATCTGTTGATCCATGACGATTGAATTTCATCACAGATCAACGTCATGTATTGAGCGTCATAGATCACACCTCATGACGTTCCTTAAATTTTCGTCATAGATTGCTTGATCCATGATGTTTTAAAACCGTCATGGAATGTCCCCGGGCCCCCAAGCCCAACCCAAGCCCGTTTTCTATGATGAAAATTAACGTCACGAACAGTATAATTTTCGTCACAGATTCAATTGTCATATCACACAATGGTGACATGAAGGATGACGTGGCTGTTGACTTGATGATGACGTGGATAGTAATGATGACATGGCTGTTGACATGGCAATGATGTGGAAAGTGACGTGGCAAGTGACATCAGCAGCACAGCCCACAAGTGGATGGGCCCAATTCAGAGTGGGCCACCAAATTGGGCCTAATTTCAACCCTTTTATTAGAATAGTCATTACAGCCCAAAATATATATACCAAAATTGTAAGACCTTTTACCACAGCATCAAATCAAATACAATATCGTATGATTTACATTGAGAAGCACCTCAAAATTTACATGCAAGTTACATTCATCTTGCATCAAAAGCAACACTAGAAACAAAAACATCAAATATTCCAGCATTTGCCTTCAAATTTCCAATCTCTTCTCACTGTTTGCCCCTTGTTCCATTTCATCCTAACATGAAAAGAGCACATTGTCAAATATTAATCAGAGGACAATATTTGTATTTGTGATGGAAACTACTGAAACTAGCAGAAATTCACATTGACAAATATTAATCAGAGGGATATTTGTGATGGAAATTACTGATACTAGCACGAACTGGTTCAATTATAACAGTGGAATTAATGTTGTAGACTTAATTAAAATACTACGCTCGACAATTGACACTAGTGATAAAAAGTAATCAATTAGGACATGCAAACCAAATGTTCTAGCACCAAATGAGACCAGCTACACAGGGTACTGCTGCATCTATAAATAATCAGAGCTCTGTTCAATCAAGCATGCATGACAGGATGAGCATAGCAATTAAATTGACTGCAAACCAGTAGCAGTGTAGTCTTTTCTTTGTGTTAAAAGCTAAGTGTGGCACTAGGAATTATGTGGCACTGAATTGAACAATGAGCAATCAGACTACTCAAATTGATAGAGGCATTTCAAAGACATTGCAATCAGATTGTTGAACTACTGCTCACCTAAAAGTAGAGTCTGGGCTGTTTCTTGGGCTTCTGCACCACGCCAAAACAATTACCTGTATCCAAGAGAAGAAGAGAAGAAGTTGCAGGCACTGACAGCTAGTTGAAAGCGAACTGAGCTGCTAAAAAATCAAGCAAAGCAACTTCGATTAGAGTTAAAGATTCTATATTAACCTGGCCACGGATCCCAGCAATATGGAGCTTTAGCCTATATATCCCTGCTGGTACCTGTAGACCACATTGCTTGCACTTGATCAGCATATCAAATTGCAGAGAGCACTAGCAGTAGCAGATCAAATAAATAGATGATACATATGGATTTACAATATCTCATGACTATACATTAAAAGATAGCACATAGGTAAAGAGGCCCAAAAAGGATAAGACATTGGGCAAATCTTAGTGACAAGCAAACTGCAATATGACTCTTTACTTTAATTGGAGAATGCAAGCATGCTTGCCCAATAAATCATTTCTCCTCTCTTAGAAATCAGATGTCGATAGTAAATTGATCCAAGTTCAACAATCATGTGGACTGCATTTCATTTGCATACTAAACTTAGAACTCAAATGGATATTACCAGTCATGGATGATTGAAACAATGAGCTAAATAAAATTATTGCTGCCAGCCACATATGTATAAAAGGAATGATTATCCAAGTGTTACTCTGCATGAAAGTGACTGATCAAAACAGGAACAAAGACAAATGACCTTCATTTCTTGATATTTTGTTTCTATTACTATGTTCCTTCATCCAATCTGTTGACGTCCCACAAATCATATCTAGTGACGCggtagagtaataagagcagaACTCAAATCTAGTGACGAGTCAAAATTCAGTGACGTGCAGATTAAAAAGAGGTGTAGATTAACCTGGATAGCCATGGAAATTAGGGGCGCCCGTTTCCATGACGAGGGGAGGGAGCGGAGCCCATCGGGCACGGGCAGCAGCGTTGACGCCGGCTCACGCACTAGGAGGCCGGCCATCGCGTCGCCGTGCCGGATCCGGGCAGATCCACTCAATTCCTTCACAGATCAAAGGAGAAAGTGAGGAATCTCACGAGATTTACATGTAATCCCATGAAATTAGATGCTGAAAAGGAAGAAATCGAGAGGGGTACAAAGATTACTTGCCTTTGCATCACGAGATCCACGAAATTGACGCTTCGAATCAAAAAACGAGGGGCGCGGCACCGCCGCTCCCAGGAAGGCCGACGCACCGCCGCCCCGCTTGTCCCGCCCGCTGCCCTCGCCGGCCCCGCGCACCGACGCGCCGCTGCCCTGCTGGCCTAGCGCGTCGTCAACCTCCGCGCCCGCACTGCTGCCCTGCTACTCCGCGGATCTACACCGTCGACCTCCGCCGTCGGCCTCCGCGCCCCTGCTGCACCGCGGATCTGCGCACGTGGCCTCCGCTCCGCCCATGGATCTTGCGGCTCCTGCTCGCGAGCCGcggaagggaagggaggggcaaCAACGGGGAAGGCGAGGAGGGGCGCGGCCagaggtggaggtggtggaggccgagTGCCGGGTTGGCGAACTGGTGCGGCCGCAGGGGGTGCGAAAGGAGCTAGATGCACGAAGAGAAGAGCTTGGGTTTGGAACTCGGGGCAACGTATTTATACTATGAGAAACTGATGATAGCCGTTGGATCAGATATGAATGGACAGAAATTGTTGGGCTGAACGGGCTTTCTCATACTTTGTCTGTCAAatgtttttctttttatttttttattttataacaCTATTGTAAAGTAACATGTTCAAATAGTTATCTTATAGACACCaatatattttttatatatagtaaactttatataaattttCTTCTACAAGTATCGATAATTTTACAACTTATTTACTATTTTTAATTGTTTAAATTGAATTTCTGCGAGTTTATATGCAACTTTAATATAAAATAATGAGAATAATATCCAAAAAATCCctcaaaaatatattttaagttTCTCTGTTCTATTATAGCTCATATCATGAAAATAGTTGAAAATTTCAAATGTTTACTAGGGATAAGTCAAACTTCTACTTGCAACTTTATTATAAACTAATGATAATAATATCTAAAACTTCACTGAAAAATTCTGTAAATTGTTATAGAATCATTTTGTGAATGTATAATCTTGACATAAATTTGTTTTAAAATTTTATGATGTTTGAAGTATACATTGTTCATAATGGATACATCTCTCACAAAGTATCCTGTAATTCAAGTTAAAACTTTGAGATTTGAATACCTcatcatatttttgaactcgtaTGCACCTCAAATTTGGACACAACCTTATTATCACCATATCATTAGAAAATATGAACTTAAGTTACCAATTTTTATGAAAGAACATATTTTTTCTACTTTCAATTTAGGTGGAAAAAAACAAGTCTATGAAAAAGATCCAGGAAATAGTAATTAACATAAACAAATGCCATTACATGAAAGATcatgattttataaaagttGAGAAAAAAGAACCATCAAATTTGGAGTTCTTATGAGGGAGAAATACCAATTATAAAATTTAATTGCAGATTAAAAAGAAAAATATGAATCAAACATCTGTTCTTCATTACAGACTACGTTACAAATGATTATATGGGTGTTTTGTTACCCATTATCTTCACAAGCGAAGTCCTGGCGCGCTGGTAGGGCACCCTTTTCTTATCTCTGTGAATCGGGTTCGAATCCCCACTACTCAATGCCTCTCTTTTTTCTCGGAATTACAATACGCGATGATTGTATAAATAAAGAAATACCAGTCAATGTCAGAACATAAGATGCAATCCTAATGCCTCACTATTTTTCTATTTTCGCAGTAGTTAAAAATCAGATAATAACTCGCTTAGTCACAAACAGAGGCGCAGCGTACTGGTAACACCTGCGTTTTGGAGCCTCAAGACCATGGTTCGAATCCTGGTGGCGCCGTTATTTTGCCAAAGTGGTGTGGTGGTATCTGCGCTCTCCTTGTTTCCACTTTTTATTTAACACTAACCTTTTTTTCGCACACCAATTTTTTTCCCAATCACATATGCATACTGCGGGAGGATAGGTTTAACGCCAAATTCAAATTTTTTCCAATCACTTTTTTTATTCAATCACATATGCATGTACCACGGGAGGATAGGGAGCGGAATAGGACTTAGTAGAATGTTGAAATTTGGTTTGAGGCTTTTAGTTTGCTTTTCATGTGCGCTGACTAGGCTGCCACGTAAGCATCAAATAAGAGAAGAAAAAACTTGAATTAAAAATGAAAATGTCACAACATATAGTTAAAATAACTATGATGATTTTTTATGACATTAATGTTAAAACGTCATGTTTTGTGGGCTCAATTACGATGAATTCAATAAAAGTTACAAAGTTCCGGGCCTAGGGTCCATACCTTCAAATTCATCATAGATTGTGTGCAATTGTGATGTTCCATTAAAATATCATAAAATTTTCGTCATAGATCACCATATTTCTTGTAGTGATCTGTGATGATTTTAAGGATTTGTCATAAAAACTGGGCCCAAATAGAAGGTTGTATGGGCCATTTGTAAATCTGTGATGAAATTCATAAATCGTCATAGATGTTACTCCGATTGTGACGTTT
Above is a genomic segment from Panicum hallii strain FIL2 chromosome 8, PHallii_v3.1, whole genome shotgun sequence containing:
- the LOC112902937 gene encoding patatin-like protein 2, translating into MEGTMEIKTDTPILMAKPMPPAKQGRVLTVLSIDGGGIRGLIPATILARLEAQLQEEDGPDARIADYFDVVAGTSTGGLIAAMLTAPGKDNRSLFAAKDISQFYLENGPKIFPQKGGWVWVPGFVRNAVKMVRGGPKYDGEFLHEKINSLLRDIRVADTLSYVVVPAFDVNRMHPILFNSFEAEREAHKNPRLADVCIATSAAPTYLPAHSFATEGAGGEPHAFELVDGGVAANNPTMAAMSLLTKEMIRLRRQLEDEDLHLVNGDLVSGLTTTRKAVTDPTTTKSFENNPTTAAMTALIAMEKEKGKQTRMGRQDAEASVYRNILVLSVGTGIAKQAHKYTAADCNKWNLLNWLTNDGFNPLLDFFSNASADMVDIHAEVHFELLGCEKNYLRIQTETLEGDNALVDCTTEKNMAELIKIGNDLLKEKVVKVNKDTGVYEPVEGASTNEQALKELAGKLSEERRIRQATALK